CTAATAAAATTGAATGTATCTTAAATCCATTTGCAAATGTAATATTTTTTTTAATAGCAAGCTATTTTTGTTTTTTTTTCAACCTCAGTATATTATTTCTGATATCATAAATTTATTTCCTCATTGTCAGTAGTCTATCGCTTAGCTATGTCTTGGGTTCTACGGAAATTTAGGAAATTTTGAAAAATCAGGGTTTCGTTTTTCAAGGAAAGCATTTTTACCTTCTTTTGCTTCATCAGAAAGATAATAAAGTAATGTAGCATTTCCTGCAAGTTCTTGAATACCTGCTTGTCCGTCAAGCTCTGCATTAAAAGCAGATTTTAAAAGACGAATTGCCAGAGGACTTTTCCTTTGTATTTTTTTACACCATTCTACTGTTGTTTTTTCCAAATCTTCAAGAGGAACAACTTTATTTATCAAACCCATATCAAGTGCTTCTTCGGCATTGTACTGATCACATAAAAACCAAATTTCCCTTGCTTTTTTTTGTCCTACTATTCGTGCAAGATACGAAGCACCAAATCCACCGTCAAAGCTAC
This portion of the Bacteroidota bacterium genome encodes:
- a CDS encoding enoyl-CoA hydratase-related protein — protein: SFDGGFGASYLARIVGQKKAREIWFLCDQYNAEEALDMGLINKVVPLEDLEKTTVEWCKKIQRKSPLAIRLLKSAFNAELDGQAGIQELAGNATLLYYLSDEAKEGKNAFLEKRNPDFSKFPKFP